ACTCAAAAGCTGTGCTGGAATGCACGTATCAGTCTCCCTTTGGGCCATGGCCAAGTCCCGAGGAAGGTGCTTTTTGAGGTCCCCTTTGCCTCACGCCATGATCCCTAAAGCAAGATCCGAGCTCCACAATTTCAAGTCCTGAACCCGGTCCCCACGCTGCACCCTGACGCCAGGGTTAGGGGCCTGCAAAGCTGTTGTGCTCTGCCTGTCAGGGACAGGGGTGAGGGGCTCCTGGACCCCGCCAGATCACGCCCAGTCCCCATAGGCTCCTGTCTTGTGGGTGAGAGCGAGCACCGCATGTGTGTACAGGTTCTGCACACTGCAGGCATGAAAGCACATGCATGTGTCGTATATGTGGAGGTATATGCTCTGGGTACATCCACATGTACGCACACGGGTATCCAGACACGTGCACGTTGACTGGTCTTCACACTGCGCAGGGGGTTACCACTAAGTGCCTTAtgagccccaccccccaccaccccggAACAGTAATGGACACTGCATGGTCATCCCCGTGCAGACCTGCCGTCTACCGGTTGTGGCCAAAGTCTCAAGCACTCAGCAGAGGTTCAACTACAGTTTTTAGCTGCCACCCAGAACGAGggagggagtgtcagggcacccccccccaccccaggtcatAATTAAGATAGTTTGCATCTGGTTTACATTCAGCCCACGgccctggaggtggaggggggtcCCCTGGGTCCCAAGGCAAGCTGCCTCTCACAGGCTTTCAGGGCCCAGGGGACAGGGGGTGGAGCCAGCCGCACAACCCTGCTGGGGCAGGAagccagagtggggagggggaaggccaCAGCCAGTGGAGGCAAGACAGGTGCAGGGcctgtggggagggaaggaggtgccAGCACTCCGAGCCCTGAGGCCCTGCTGGCCCCTGGGCACAGGCCCAGCTCCGGCCCCCAGGAATGGACCTTGCGGACCCCGACATCTTTAATAGGGACCCCCGGGACCACTATGACCTGCTGCAACGGCTGGGCGGCGGCACCTATGGGGAAGTCTTCAAGGTGAAGaatcccctccttctccatcaCCCTCAGACCAGAGATCTTTGGGGTGAGGCCCAAGAAGGGAAGGGGATGCAATAGGGTCCCAGTCCTTGGCTTTGGTTCAAGGATGCTGAGGAGAGCTCAGGCGAATGGAGCCTGCCTGACTGCCAACTTCCCCTTTATAAGGCTCGAGACAAGGTGACGGGGGACCTGGTGGCACTGAAGATGGTGAAGATGCAGCCTGGTGAGGAGAGAACCCAGGAGTGccttccccacacccccacctcctgggacACTGGGATCTCTCCCAGACCCCTTCCCTGCAGCGGCCTTTTCTCTCCGGCCCCTCCTTGCAGATGATGATGTTTCTACACTTCAGAAGGAAATCCTCATCTTGAAAACTTGTCGGCATGCCAACGTCGTGGCCTACCATGGGAGATATCTCTGGTGATGAGCTTAAGACCTGCCCTGGGACCCAGCCCAGTCCCTACCCCCGAACTCCCATTCCTGACGAGGGTACCCCCTACCCTGACCTCAATCATGGATCCTCATTTTTAACTGGGGCACCCCTAACTGGATCTCCAAGTCAAAGTCCCACTTCTCTGACCAAAGGATCCCCAAATCTAATCTCCAATCCAGAACTCCCATTTCTTACAAGGGGTCCCCAAAACGGATCCCTTTGTAGTAACCAAACCTGAACCAAGTCCCCTAAAACCAATCTTTCATACTCCTGCTCATCGGGTCCCCCGGTTTCACTTTCTGTTCCTTTAATATGAACCCCTAAATTCCCTGACCCTCAAACTAATATCCCAGGTACCTCAATAATGACTTCTGTTCCCTATACCTGGCACCCTGGCCTCCTCTGTCGCCTCCGAACTTTCACAGCCTGTGAAGTCTCTACCCTGTCTTCCAGATTAGTGTGGAACAGCAGAGGTGCTCTGGCTTAGGAGCCCAAAGAACTGGGTTTGATTCCAGTTGACCTTGAACATAttatttcctctctgagcctcaacttccccATCGGTAAAATGGAAACGGGACTGTCTCACTCTGGTGGGCAAGAAAGAGATGGCAGCTCTTACACTGAAGATCTTGTTGAACTAGAACAAGGCAGTGGGCTAGGAGCTGTCCTACAAATGATTTATTACTGCTACTGTGATTGCTCTCGAACGGTTGTAGGCTGCAGAGGCTCTGGATCTGCATGGAATTCTGTGGGATGGGTTCTCTCCAGGGTATCTACCAAGGTGAGAGGAGCCCCTGCTCCTCCAATCCACCCCTTCTGTCCCTCTGCCTTTGTGTCTCCTGGGACTGCCTTTCTGGTCCATATTTCACACAATGAGCCACTTCTCTGGGCCTGACCTGACCTGGATGATGCTGGGGATGTGACAGAGCAGGCCCTGAGCCCTGTCCTCCAGGACCTGAGAGTCCAGCCCTAGTCTTTCTGCAGGCAGTgacccctcctctttcccccGCCAAATCTTCCTCTGTGTCTGCTTTTCCTCGCCAAGGTCTACTCACAAATTTGAGTATTTCTGCATTTCTGGCTAATTCTCATTTCATGCCAACACGTTCATTTAAGGAGTGAATGCATTTCTGATTCTCTCAGCATGCTTTTCGCTCTCTTGCAGCAtttgagggtgggggcagggtgggtctCTGATCACTCCTGGATTACTGATGTGCACCTCTGTCTCTGACCATCTGCCTGTCTCCACAAAGCTCAGGAAAGGAAGGACTTCATTAGGAAGTCCTAGGCGGGGAATCTGAGGCCCACAGAGAGGAAGTGACTCACATCACCAGCTGTCAgacctgctctgtgccctctctgtctgtgtctatatTGTCCCCTCTGAATCTCTGTTTCTCAATGTGTCTGTTTTCCCACTTCTTGGTCTCTGCCCAGCTCGCTCTTTGTCTGCCTCAGTTTGGatctgtttctgattttctgtccctgtctctgtctccctctgactTTCCTCATTTTAACAAAGTCACATCATCTCCTGCTCAGAGCCCTCCCAAGCCTTCCATTTCCCTCCAACAATAAGCCCAAATTTCGCATCACAGCACTCGAGTCTGACGCCCACAACCACCCCAGGCTGACCCACCTTCTCTCCACTCCACCCACTTTGCCACTTTCCAGGCCCACCAGGCACTTTCCTACCtccgggcctttgcacttgctcatCTTGTTCACGTTGAGTGGGAATGCTCCCATCCTCAACCCTGTCACCTTCTCAGAGTTGCCTTCGCTGATCACCCAGTATGAAACGTCATACCCCTTCCTACACGTATTTCCTGTtgtcttttcttgcttttgttttttctatttattcgCATCTCACATACTGTTTCTTTCTCCTATTTCTCTTGTCTACTGTCCGTATCCCCCACTGGAATATTCTCTCCACGTGGGTGGGGATCTCTGTCTCTATGTCCACAGCTGTGTCCCCATTGCCTACCAcggcacctggcacacagtaaatgtgtAGTCGGTTGAATGAATCTATCTCCCTCTGGCCTCTGGTTCCCTGTATCGCTGCCTCTCTCTTTTGCTGACCATTCCTTGTCCCCTCATGTTACCCCCTCCCCATGTGGTACCTGGTGTGGGTGGCAGCCAGGGGCTCCTGGGGCCAGGTTTCCTGGTCCCCATCTGACACCATGCCGGGGTGACCTTTGCAGTCACAGGCCCCCTGTCAGAGCTCCAGATCAGCTATGTCTGCCAGGAAGTGCTCCAGGTGAGGCGATGCTTGGTGGgtttgggtgggggcagggccctgctcACACCCCCAGAACACTCACAGCccccctctccaccctcctccccagggacTGGCCTATCTACACACACAGAAGAAGATACACCGGGACATCAAGGTGATCTGGGGGCAGAAGAGTAGCCTTGGTGGGTGGGGGCCTCTGGGAGATGGTAGTGGTATTTGGAGGGCTCAGGCGGTGTgtgaccagggagcagaggcagagtTGGGCTGGCAGTAGGGAGGGGTGTCTCTGACAGCCTCTGATCCCCCCTCTCTTCCCGAGGGAGCCAACATCCCCATCAACGACCCTGGGGAGGTCAGACTGGGTGActgtggctggtgggggtggggagggggactggCTGGGAGCCAGAGGGGACAGGGACCCTAGGTCAGTatgtctctccctctgcctccagctgaCTTTGGTATATCGGCCCAGATCGGGGCCACACTGGCTCGACGCCTCTCTTTCATTGGGACACCCTACTGGCGAGGGGTGCCTGGCTGGCAGCCAGGGGTGGTGCGGGGTTGGTGGTGGTGGGCAGCGGCTTTCCCCACCATGGATCTCTGGGAATCTCCATCCTGCCTTTtgccctgcctctgcctttctctgttgAGCGATCTGTGTACTCTGAGGCTCTCCCTTGAGTTTTCCATTTCCCTAGGTCTTTCTGTGCATGTCTCCCCTCCACGtgtttttctcagtgtttctgTTGATTTTGATCCTGATGTCTGTCTCTCCATATCTGTCCATGGCTGTCTTTCCTGTCTGTTTCAGCCTGTGGCTCTCCCTGTCTCTTTGCCTCTCTCTGACTATGTTTTCTAGTCTATCTCTGACTCTCTGTCTTTACCTCTCTCCGTCgttatttctgtctctctgcctctttaTGTGTCCGCATCCaactctctctgtgtcccattCTCCGGCTcgctccctgtctctctcctgtccccccaccccctacctaggagtctcccctccccttcaTCATGTCACCCCTATCTCCTGAAGAGCAAAAATCTCATCGAGCCCGCATCCtccaaatttaaaaacattaaatgttaTCATTTATGAAGAAATCCCTTGTAaagttaaatgttttatttttgttggtttATTGTCAGTTTAATAAACATCAAGAACCATGACCATGTAGGATACATTAATACATCATCCCagatctcttctttccttccagtgACCTCCATACCTCCATCTATACGGGTCAAGAGGGAGGCCAGAACTCTCATGCTTCTAGAAATTTCCCCCCATCTCCTCCTTCTTTCTAACCTCTCCATCATTGTTTATTTCAAGACCATTAACTATAATCACATCACACCCTCTACTTCTGTTTGTGTCAGTTATCAACCCAGGTCTCTTGGTTTATCCTTAATGCTCTGAACCCTTTCCACTGTGCCCTGTAAAAAtagtttcaaacttttttttagtcACAGGACCCTataaactcttaaaataaatGAGGACTTCCAAAGAGCTTTGGTttatgtgatgtgtgtgtatgtatgtgtgtgtgtgtgtgtatatatatatatatatatatatatagctgtattcaaaattaaaaggaaattttcaaataggagttcatttaaaaataataagcccATTGCATGTTAACAAAAGTTACAgatttttaatgaggaaaaaaatgagtgagAAGAGTGATGTTactttacatttttgcaaatctctttaatgcctgttctaatagaagacagctggattcttaTACCTGTGCctctgcattcaatctgttgtgATATGCTATTTTAGtggaagtatatgaagaaaatccagcCTCACCCAGACATGTGGTTAGAAAAGGGAGGATTATTTTGAGaatcttttcagataattgtggatattATTCTTTGACACTATATCAAAACTAAGCAAATGGTAATTTCTTAGAAGTTAGTTGCAATGGGGAACCTAAAACTGTATTTCTAAACTTATTTTTACTCTGTTACATTAAAGTCCTTTAGTCTGTCTTTCACTGTGAATGTGTATTTTTCCCATGCATGATTTTGTAATATCATGTATCATGCATTTGGAAAACACCGCTTCACTGAGTTATACAGATGTTCCAAACGTTGACACATTTTATTAATACAATATTGAAAAATTACATTTGTCAATATTATCACTGATCTCATCAAAATAGTCTTAAAGTGTTGGGCAAATATCACCTGGGTGCATGGAAGTCTTCCAAAAGTCAAAATCCTACTTGAAAGctcaaattttatcattggcaacaaatatTGACAGCATTTTCTTTGAAGTAACATattcaattcattcatttatgagGAACTGCCAAATACCCAAGTCTTGGGTAGGCATCATTTTTTCTGTCAGTCTTTCTTTCGAGTAAGAAGTagtcttgagggaaaaaaaagttgttaaTTCAGCTGGCAACTCAAACAACTGCACCTGTGCTCTTCTCCAAGCTAACCTACCTCAGTATATAGAAAAAGAGTTTTATGCATATTTCCCATTTAATCACAGtatattgaacagatattcaATCAAAGGTTGAGATTGAATAAACTGCTGTTCTAGAACTCACGATCAATCACTAGCAAAACCCTGAATGTTGTCTGTACTATACAAGGGGTGTTAGTGTTGTACAAAGGGAGCTAGAATTGTTAACAACATATTGACATGATCCTACGATCTCTTAATAAACCTTTCTGGAAACTTCCAAAATGAGCTTTGTCATCTTGTACTTACACTTTATCCTTGTACCAATTAGGAGGCCTTTGCTGGTAAAAAATAAACCTGACTCAAAATGATTAAGATAATCAGGAAAAGTTGTCATCTCTCAAACTCAGAAATCTCAAGGTAGGGCATCTTCAGGGTTGGCAAATTCAGGGCTCATGGTACAAACATGGGGCTCACATTTCTGAGTGACACATGAATATGTGACATGTGTGGGGTAAAATGCGCTGCTGCCTTTTCCTCTGAGTCTCTTTATAAGAGCCCCTAGCAGACCTCATCTCACATCTCGTACTGCGTGGCACCGCGTGCCCACACCTACACCAAATCGCAGGCACAAGGAATGGAATCTCCACAAATGGTTAAGATTAATCCATATTGAACCCCGAGCTTTAGTAACCTTCCCTAAGGGATGAATACCTGAATGAAATCATGTTGCAgttcaagaaaggagaaagggagaagggatTTGGGGGTAAATGCGGTCAGTGCCCTGCCCACGGCCTCTCTGCTCTCGCCCCTGCACAGTAAGGGCTGCTTACTGCAACCCTGTGACTCCCGACTTGAAGACTCTTTACTGGACATGGAGCTATAAACCATGCACCAGGCAGGTCAGAAGTGCCAGAGAATTAATGGCCCAGAAGCAGCCCTCAACCAATGATCCACGAGGAATTAGTGGCTAAACAGCCAGCTTCCCAGGTACTCATCTGAGATAACTTTGAGATGCATTGTACATTTCCCAGAATTAACCAGTGGACTAAGCCACGGGAGTAACCACTTAATACTGTACTTTTTATTGGCCACCGTCCTTGCCCTCTGtcatttctccccttccctcGCCAGTGTTTCCTGTAAGCATCTTCCAAATAAACTATCTGTAATAGCATTCTTGTCTTAGGGTCTGCTGCTGGGGAACCTTAAGCCAGGAAAACAGCTC
This genomic window from Camelus bactrianus isolate YW-2024 breed Bactrian camel chromosome 20, ASM4877302v1, whole genome shotgun sequence contains:
- the LOC141574147 gene encoding mitogen-activated protein kinase kinase kinase kinase 1-like, producing the protein MDLADPDIFNRDPRDHYDLLQRLGGGTYGEVFKARDKVTGDLVALKMVKMQPDDDVSTLQKEILILKTCRHANVVAYHGRYLCHRPPVRAPDQLCLPGSAPADFGISAQIGATLARRLSFIGTPYWRGVPGWQPGVVRALNLEGSDCFGGRGINMQEKKKE